From the Rhinatrema bivittatum chromosome 3, aRhiBiv1.1, whole genome shotgun sequence genome, one window contains:
- the LOC115086933 gene encoding probable G-protein coupled receptor 75, translating to MNLTETMTDFEAQNHHSYLNSSSSLFQTENGTLRDIQEIIHTATLVTCSFLLVIIFCLGSYGNLIVFLSFFDPAFRKFRTNFDFMILNLSFCDLFICCITAPMFAFVLFFDIGSNVPEAFCFTFHLTSSGFIIMSLKTVAVIALHRLRMVLGQQPNRTASFPCTLMLTVFLWITSFTLATLATLRTRKSRICLPMYSLISGEGKIILYLYVIDFTFCVAVVSVSYIMIAQTLRKNAQVRKCPIITVDTSRPQPFIGSGVDGVQCTVPALYRNQNYNKLQHIQTHAYTKTLSQVPVPVSRLQLVSAVNLSTAKDSKAVVTCVVIVLSVLVCCLPLGISLVQDVLTSNSSFILYQFELCGFTLIFFKSGLNPFIYSRNSAGLRRRVLWCIQYVALGFLCCKQKTRLRAMGKGSLEVNRNKSSHHETNSAYMLSPKPQKKFVDQACGPSHSKESILSPKGSAGQQQYAQSSSTPINTRVEPYYSIYNSSPSQEVSTPNSLQPVNSTFGFAKSYISMHYHTTNELMQDYDSTSAKPIPVPSV from the coding sequence ATGAACCTTACAGAGACGATGACAGACTTTGAAGCCCAAAATCACCACAGTTATCTGAACAGTAGTTCCTCCTTGTTCCAGACGGAAAACGGGACACTGAGGGACATCCAGGAGATCATCCACACAGCCACCCTGGTCACCTGCTCTTTCCTGCTGGTCATTATCTTCTGCTTGGGCTCTTACGGGAACCTGATTGTCTTCTTGTCTTTTTTTGATCCAGCCTTCAGGAAATTCAGGACCAATTTCGACTTTATGATTCTCAACTTGTCTTTCTGTGACCTCTTCATTTGCTGTATCACTGCGCCTATGTTCGCCTTCGTCTTGTTCTTTGACATTGGCAGTAATGTCCCGGAGGCTTTCTGTTTTACTTTCCATCTCACCAGCTCTGGATTTATCATCATGTCCCTCAAAACTGTGGCTGTGATAGCCCTGCACAGGCTGCGGATGGTCCTGGGCCAGCAGCCCAATAGGACAGCGTCTTTCCCTTGCACCCTCATGCTCACTGtgtttttgtggattacaagtttTACTTTGGCAACTTTGGCTACCCTGAGAACACGCAAGTCCAGAATTTGCCTCCCTATGTACAGCTTGATAAGTGGCGAGGGGAAAATCATACTCTACTTGTATGTGATTGACTTCACCTTCTGTGTGGCAGTGGTGTCAGTCTCTTATATTATGATAGCCCAAACACTAAGGAAAAATGCTCAAGTGAGAAAATGTCCCATTATTACGGTAGATACTTCCAGACCACAGCCTTTCATTGGCTCTGGAGTGGATGGAGTTCAGTGCACTGTCCCTGCACTGTACAGAAACCAGAACTACAACAAGTTGCAGCACATCCAGACTCATGCCTATACCAAAACACTAAGCCAGGTGCCAGTGCCAGTCAGCAGACTACAGCTGGTATCTGCCGTCAATCTTTCCACTGCCAAGGACTCCAAAGCTGTAGTAACCTGCGTGGTGATTGTCCTCTCAGTTCTAGTTTGCTGCCTTCCTCTTGGAATCTCCTTAGTGCAGGATGTTCTTACAAGCAATAGCAGCTTCATCCTGTACCAGTTCGAACTCTGTGGATTTACCCTGATATTTTTCAAATCTGGTTTAAACCCTTTCATCTATTCCCGTAACAGTGCTGGTCTTAGAAGGCGAGTCCTTTGGTGCATCCAGTACGTAGCCTTGGGTTTCCTTTGCTGCAAACAGAAGACTAGACTGAGAGCCATGGGCAAAGGCAGTCTGGAAGTCAACAGAAATAAGTCATCCCATCATGAAACCAATTCTGCTTACATGTTGTCTCCAAAACCTCAGAAAAAGTTTGTGGACCAAGCTTGTGGTCCAAGTCATTCTAAAGAGAGCATTCTGAGTCCCAAAGGGTCGGCTGGACAGCAGCAGTATGCACAGAGCAGTTCCACTCCCATTAATACCCGTGTAGAACCTTATTACAGTATCTATAATAGTAGCCCATCGCAGGAAGTCAGTACTCCAAATAGCTTGCAGCCAGTAAACTCTACTTTTGGATTTGCAAAATCATATATTTCTATGCACTATCACACTACTAATGAGTTAATGCAGGACTATGACAGCACCTCAGCTAAACCGATCCCAGTTCCCTCTGTTTAA